The Tenacibaculum sp. MAR_2010_89 sequence TAGTTATATGTATTCAAAAAGAATATACTACAAATGACATTGACAACTATTTTTCCTTAGTTAAAAGCATTAGAAATACCCCTGATGAAATTTTGACTCCTTTCAAAGAAATGCTAACTAATTCAATAGCTTCAAAAACTCAAGAAGAATTAAATATATGGAATAAAAATCAAGCATATATAGCCTTAGGTAATTTAATGACTGTAGCAGCTAACGAAAGAATAGATAGTTGTCCTATGGAAGGTTTTATTTCTGAAAAATATGATGAAGTGTTAGAATTAGATAAATATGGTTTAACATCTGTATTAGTTCTACCTGTAGGTTTTAGAGCTGAAGATGATTACATGAAAGACTTAAAAAAAGTTCGTAAAAAAACAGAAAACATGATAATTGATTTATAAATCAATTATCACCCCAGTATACCCTCTTCAAATAATAAATATTTTATTTAAAGAGGGCTTTTTTCATAAAAAATTAAGTGTTATAATATGACTGTTATTCTTATTGATATACTTTATGGAAAAACCATAATACTCAACGATTCTTTGTACTAATGAAAGCCCTAAACCTGTAGAGTCTTTATTAATACTTGATTTTTTAAATCTCTCAAATAATTCTATTTCATTCACTTTTAACGGTTCTCCAGTATTTTTATAATTAAACTTGTCTTATTTAAAACTAATTCTAACTCTCCATATTCTATATTATGTTTTATAGCATTAATTATTAAATTATTAAACAAAGTATATGCTAATGCCTCATTTATTTTAACCTTATATCCCTCAACTAAGCTCATTTTTAAATTTATATTCTTCATTTGAATTAACTCCTCAACATTACTAATTATTTCTCGTAAAAAATCAGCTACATTTAATTCTAAAGTTTCAATAAATTGATTATTATCTATTTTAGATAAAAAAGACAAATTCTCTTTAAGTTTAGACAACCTATCTGTTGATTTATAAATATTATTAAGCGCTATTAACTGATGCTCTGTAAGATTAGAATCTTGAATTAATAACTCTACCTTATTTTTTATAATTGCTAACGGTGTTTGAATTTCGTGAGATATGTTTTCGGTATACTCTTTGAGGTTTTTATAGTCTTTAACAGCTTGATTTACCATTAAATCTAATGACGTATTTAGCTCTTCAAATTCGATTACTTTCGTTTTCTTAAAAAATAACGGGTTAGGTTTTTTAACATTAAACTTCCTTATTTGTTCTAATGTACTATAAAATGGTTTCCATATTTTTTTAAACACAACATTACTTATAAAGAACATCGTTAAGAAAAATAAAGCTCCGACGAAAATTATAATATCAGTAATCCCTTTTAATAAATACTCTGTAGAAAGTAGTGATTTTGCTATTGTTAAAACATAAAACTGGCCTTTTACCTCACTAGAAAAAATAATTTTTCTATAGTTCAATTCTTTTTTATAAAACTTATTATATAAAATAGTGTCTTTTACAATTGTTTCTATTTTAGGATTTTCCTTTACCTTTTTTATATAAATATTATCTCCTATATTTAAACTATAGGTACTTAGTATATTTTCATGACTATAAAGCTCCTCTATTAGCTCTTCTTTTTCTGCATATAACTTCTTATTAAATTCATTATATATTGTTTTTTTAAAAACAATATAAGAAGACGAAGCTCCAATGATTGACATTATAAACAACCCTATAAAATAATATAGATTGGAAAAATTGAGTAATTTTAACTTCATTGATCAGAAAATTTATAACCTAAGCCATATACAGTTTGAATATAATTATTACCATTTTTAGCTTCTATTTTTTTTCGAATATTTTTTAACTGCGAGTAAATAAAATCATATGAGTTGGTTCTTCCCATAATGTCTTTCCATAAATACTCCGCTATAGCATCTTTAGGTATCACTCTATTAATATTTGACATAAAATATAACATCAATTCATATTCCTTTTTAGTAAGCTTAAGACTACTACCATTAACTTTTACCCATTTTTCATCTGGGCATAGTATAATTTCTTTAAATACTATATAATTTTGTCCTTCAAATTTTTTTCTTCTAAGGATTGATTTTATTCTTGCGTTTAACTCTGCAAGATTAAATGGTTTTGTAAGGTAATCATCAGCCCCAATATCCAATCCTTTAATTTTATCATCGATAGAATTACGAGCGGATACAATAATAACTCCAGCTTTAGACCTCATCTCTTTAATTTGAGTAATTACATCTAACCCACTCCCATCTGGAAGATTGATATCTACAATAATACAATCGTACTCATCATCCCAACTTTTCTGCTTAGCAACTAGTAAATTATTAGCCAATTCACACTCATATTTCTCTTTACTTAAATATTCTAGAATAGCCTCCGCTAATAAAATTTCATCTTCAATAATTAAAATCTTCATCTTTCAAAAAAAACACAAATCTATATCTTTTCTTTCAAAAAAAGCTCTGATTATAAAGCTTTTAAAAAAAAAACAAACATTTATAAAATCTACAGATTCTCTACAGAATGTAAATTTACTTTTGCCAAGATTTTAACATTACTCACTATTATTTTATTAAATATAGATATGGCA is a genomic window containing:
- a CDS encoding NAD(P)H-dependent oxidoreductase; this translates as MNSIENLQWRYAVKKFDENKSLSETQINTLKEAFNLTATSYGLQPIKLVVIQNKNIQQQLVEHSWNQPQVAQASHVLVICIQKEYTTNDIDNYFSLVKSIRNTPDEILTPFKEMLTNSIASKTQEELNIWNKNQAYIALGNLMTVAANERIDSCPMEGFISEKYDEVLELDKYGLTSVLVLPVGFRAEDDYMKDLKKVRKKTENMIIDL
- a CDS encoding HAMP domain-containing sensor histidine kinase, producing the protein MSIIGASSSYIVFKKTIYNEFNKKLYAEKEELIEELYSHENILSTYSLNIGDNIYIKKVKENPKIETIVKDTILYNKFYKKELNYRKIIFSSEVKGQFYVLTIAKSLLSTEYLLKGITDIIIFVGALFFLTMFFISNVVFKKIWKPFYSTLEQIRKFNVKKPNPLFFKKTKVIEFEELNTSLDLMVNQAVKDYKNLKEYTENISHEIQTPLAIIKNKVELLIQDSNLTEHQLIALNNIYKSTDRLSKLKENLSFLSKIDNNQFIETLELNVADFLREIISNVEELIQMKNINLKMSLVEGYKVKINEALAYTLFNNLIINAIKHNIEYGELELVLNKTSLIIKILENR
- a CDS encoding response regulator transcription factor, with amino-acid sequence MKILIIEDEILLAEAILEYLSKEKYECELANNLLVAKQKSWDDEYDCIIVDINLPDGSGLDVITQIKEMRSKAGVIIVSARNSIDDKIKGLDIGADDYLTKPFNLAELNARIKSILRRKKFEGQNYIVFKEIILCPDEKWVKVNGSSLKLTKKEYELMLYFMSNINRVIPKDAIAEYLWKDIMGRTNSYDFIYSQLKNIRKKIEAKNGNNYIQTVYGLGYKFSDQ